TGATGATCCTGTTCACGTCATCTAGCGTCTTGGCCGATTCATCGGCCATAATCGGAATCGACGATATCGAAGAGAGTTTCTTCATCGACTCAAAATCGCTTGCTGAAACTGGTTGCTCGACGAATTCGACATCCAGGCAATCAAGCTCCTCGACAAATCGCTTCGCTTCTTCGAAGCTATACCCCTGGTTACAGTCAACCCTAAGCCTGATTCCTGATCCAACAACATCCCTGATCGCCCCGACCCGACGGATATCTCCGTTGACGTCCAGCCCCGTTTTAATCTTGAGAACGCGAAAGCCTGACTTGACAGCATTCGCCGCTTTTTTGACAGATGTTTCGAGATCCTCTATACCGATCGTGAACGATGTCTCTATACAATCGCGCATCCGGCCGAGCATATCGCAGACCTCGAACCCTTTTAATTTTCCAATGAGGTCGTAAATCGCGAGGTCGACGCCGCTTTCGACCGCGGGATACCCTGGGAGTTTCCTGTCCAAAATGTTATGGATTCCATCGATATCCTCGGCATCGCAACCTATGAGTATACCCCTGACCTTCAAAATCGAGTTCTCGATTGATTCAGCTGTTTCTTTCGTTACGGAATTTGGCACGGCCACGCCCAGGCCATCAATATCGCCGGCATGGATTATGATCAAGAAATTGACTGTATCTTTCGATACTCCCGTCGCAATGCGGAAGGGTTCTTCCCTTTCGAGCCTTATCTTCATGAAATCAACCGATTCGATTTTCATCGCTTGACACCGCCAGCCGGACACCTATTCAACGACTCTGACGACATTGTCATTGATTCTCGCGCCTATTGCCCTTGCGACGGGTCTGCACTTCGCTCGCAGAATATACGCAATCGGTTTGAACGCATAATCCGAAAGTGCCTCGAAGTTTGCCATTCCCTTTGAGACGATAAGGTCTGCCTTTTCGAATTTATTCCTGAGTTCCGCAGACATTCTTAAAACGTTGATGCCAATCGCAAACATGCCAGTTGTGTCCAGATCGTCAACGAGGGACGCGACTGAAGTTTCAACCGCGTCTTCTCGTGTCGCGTCCGTTAGGATCGGTTCTCCCTTCACGACGCCTATCACCTTCGCCCCAAAGGACTTGATCTGCTCTATCAACAACTTATCGAACACGATCTCCCCGCAATTGTCGAAAAGATAAACCACACTGTCCGCCCCTTCAAGGATTCTTTTCATTCTGGGTGTGTCGTCTACATCGAGTCCCTGCGCGACGATCGAGTCGAAGGCATTCGAAAACAGCTCAGGTCCTTCCACCGACGCGCGGATACCGAAATCGAGGACATTGCCGGCGATCGAACACAAACAGGCGGCTTT
This DNA window, taken from Methanomassiliicoccales archaeon, encodes the following:
- a CDS encoding dipeptide epimerase; this translates as MKIESVDFMKIRLEREEPFRIATGVSKDTVNFLIIIHAGDIDGLGVAVPNSVTKETAESIENSILKVRGILIGCDAEDIDGIHNILDRKLPGYPAVESGVDLAIYDLIGKLKGFEVCDMLGRMRDCIETSFTIGIEDLETSVKKAANAVKSGFRVLKIKTGLDVNGDIRRVGAIRDVVGSGIRLRVDCNQGYSFEEAKRFVEELDCLDVEFVEQPVSASDFESMKKLSSISSIPIMADESAKTLDDVNRIIREDCASMINLKLVKFGGIHSAVIIDTLCKDHGIGIQVGCMSECAASIAGGLHFALSGKAVKYADLDSHFSFVNDPTNGVEFRDGRLYTSGSPGLGVNLIVSED
- a CDS encoding ARMT1-like domain-containing protein, coding for MQMDAECVPCLLGRVLYETRLCAPDRKEEVMVECLKTLCEKFRIGANSADVATHVHRRAYDLLCPDPYKDLKRKSNLTALSMFERARSYVYSANDKLKAACLCSIAGNVLDFGIRASVEGPELFSNAFDSIVAQGLDVDDTPRMKRILEGADSVVYLFDNCGEIVFDKLLIEQIKSFGAKVIGVVKGEPILTDATREDAVETSVASLVDDLDTTGMFAIGINVLRMSAELRNKFEKADLIVSKGMANFEALSDYAFKPIAYILRAKCRPVARAIGARINDNVVRVVE